The following proteins are encoded in a genomic region of Bacillus sp. FJAT-22090:
- a CDS encoding Cof-type HAD-IIB family hydrolase: MQRHLIVLDLDGTLLTDEKIISDKTKKTILQAKNEGHEVMIATGRPYRSSEMYYKELGLNTPIVNFNGAFVHHPMDTSWNTVHKPIDLNVVKEVVEAVQNYSIKNMLAEVLDDVYLHHHDEKMISAFALGNPHITTGDLRTFLKTDPTSLLIHAEDDSVDLVRKHLQDVHAEVIDQRRWGAPWDVIEIIRNGLNKAVGLKHVSEYLNISKENIIAFGDEDNDLEMIEYAGVGVAMGNAISPLQNIANEITLTNNEDGIAEFLKDRLKLNI, translated from the coding sequence ATGCAACGTCACTTAATTGTGTTGGATCTAGATGGCACTTTACTAACAGATGAAAAAATAATATCAGATAAAACTAAAAAAACGATTTTACAAGCAAAAAACGAAGGTCATGAAGTAATGATTGCTACAGGTAGACCATATAGATCAAGTGAAATGTACTATAAAGAACTAGGATTAAATACTCCAATCGTTAATTTCAATGGTGCATTTGTTCATCATCCGATGGACACTTCTTGGAATACTGTACATAAACCAATTGATTTGAATGTTGTAAAAGAAGTAGTAGAGGCAGTTCAAAACTATTCGATAAAAAATATGCTGGCCGAAGTTCTAGACGATGTATACTTACATCATCATGATGAAAAAATGATATCTGCGTTCGCTCTTGGTAATCCACATATTACAACGGGGGATTTACGTACCTTTTTAAAAACTGATCCTACAAGTTTACTGATTCACGCTGAAGATGATTCTGTCGACTTAGTACGTAAACATCTACAAGATGTACACGCAGAGGTAATCGATCAGCGTCGATGGGGTGCACCTTGGGACGTTATTGAAATTATTCGTAACGGTTTAAACAAGGCTGTTGGATTAAAACATGTTTCTGAGTATTTAAATATTTCTAAAGAAAATATCATCGCATTTGGGGATGAGGACAATGATCTGGAAATGATTGAATATGCAGGGGTTGGTGTTGCGATGGGAAATGCTATATCCCCACTTCAGAATATTGCAAATGAAATTACATTAACGAATAATGAAGATGGTATCGCAGAATTTTTAAAAGATAGATTAAAATTAAATATCTAA
- a CDS encoding DegV family protein, producing MRLFADSASDLPKSFYELHNVVLAPLRVHIDDQEYEDVIGIDSNEVYAAIRAGKQPKTSQASPELFLRLFEELAKSGEEGLYIAFSSELSGTYSTAVMMREQLLETYPELKLTIIDSKCASLGYGLLVKEAVRLRDEGLDLSLVEEKIRFTAKHMEHLFTVEDLDYMARGGRVSKASAFIGGLLNIKPLLHVEDGKLVPIEKIRGRKKVIKRMIEVMGERGETLAAQTIAISHSDDEATALELKQLIEEQFHPKSIEIHRIGSTIGAHVGPGTLALFFLNKLS from the coding sequence ATGAGATTATTTGCTGATAGTGCAAGTGACTTGCCAAAATCTTTTTATGAGCTACATAATGTTGTATTAGCACCGCTTAGAGTGCATATTGATGATCAAGAATATGAAGATGTGATTGGTATTGATTCGAATGAGGTGTATGCAGCAATTCGCGCTGGGAAACAGCCAAAAACCTCACAAGCCTCACCTGAACTTTTTCTAAGACTATTTGAAGAACTTGCAAAATCGGGTGAAGAAGGATTATACATTGCGTTCTCTTCAGAGTTATCTGGAACATATAGTACAGCAGTGATGATGCGTGAGCAGTTGTTAGAAACATATCCGGAGTTAAAATTAACTATAATTGACTCAAAATGTGCATCTCTCGGTTATGGACTGCTAGTAAAAGAAGCGGTGCGATTGAGAGATGAGGGCTTAGACCTATCATTGGTAGAAGAAAAAATTAGGTTTACAGCTAAACATATGGAGCATCTCTTTACAGTAGAAGACTTAGATTATATGGCTCGAGGCGGAAGAGTTTCCAAAGCAAGTGCTTTTATTGGTGGACTTCTTAATATTAAACCTCTTCTTCATGTGGAGGATGGTAAACTTGTACCAATTGAAAAAATTCGCGGACGTAAAAAAGTTATTAAGCGAATGATCGAAGTAATGGGTGAACGTGGTGAGACATTAGCTGCACAAACTATTGCAATTAGTCACTCAGATGACGAAGCAACAGCACTTGAACTAAAACAGTTAATAGAAGAACAGTTCCATCCAAAAAGTATTGAAATTCATCGCATTGGTTCTACTATTGGAGCTCATGTTGGTCCCGGTACATTGGCCTTATTCTTTTTAAACAAACTTTCATAA
- a CDS encoding DUF3231 family protein, producing MGILSGNPKDEPLHYGEVFGIWTNLATNNGLIAAYQTFYNHTGDDDLKKLVEEAIQGMEEENKQLDRILKVNAIGLPPAPPARPVARLEDIPVGARFNDPEISAALAKDVAAGLVACSQAMGMSIREDIGMMYGQFHANKAQFGAKVLRLNKSKGWLVPPPLHVNFPENN from the coding sequence ATGGGTATTTTAAGTGGTAATCCTAAAGATGAACCATTACATTACGGTGAGGTATTCGGAATTTGGACAAATCTTGCCACCAACAACGGGTTGATAGCAGCCTACCAAACATTTTATAATCATACCGGTGATGATGACCTAAAAAAGTTAGTAGAAGAAGCTATTCAGGGTATGGAAGAGGAAAACAAGCAATTAGATAGAATACTAAAAGTAAATGCAATTGGTCTTCCCCCTGCTCCCCCTGCTCGCCCAGTTGCACGATTGGAAGACATTCCTGTAGGAGCTAGATTCAATGATCCGGAAATAAGTGCTGCATTAGCTAAGGATGTTGCTGCTGGATTAGTTGCTTGTAGTCAGGCGATGGGAATGTCAATTAGAGAAGATATAGGAATGATGTATGGACAATTCCATGCAAATAAAGCTCAATTTGGAGCTAAAGTACTTAGACTAAACAAAAGTAAAGGTTGGTTAGTTCCACCTCCATTACATGTAAACTTCCCAGAAAACAATTAA
- a CDS encoding alpha-amylase family glycosyl hydrolase → MNVKKLLVTGIIMFGLMVTTSQNIHAEETNSIHNESIYDLYVDRYFNKTSTNDLNVNPKDSNAFAGGDFLGVMEKMDHIKDMGFTIISIGPVFATERYDGKRVLDFNELEQRFGTQEEFQQLIKSAHKKEIKIMIEFPLNNFSENHIWNADPAKKDWILKAEDGVMQVDLNNTEVQKALIDTIVDFTQQYNIDGVKFSQLDGAPTSFINDMISAIKEVDRSIYAISLEESDANFDTKYSEDLLINFRDAFKNTDMPSEGIASTEYNDLLMIDHLNTERFTYYSALENMFPPTRIKTAIGAILTMPGVPYMSYGTEIAMNGQTEQESHQIMNFRVDEDIMEYFKDINSIRNKSETLRTGKTELLKNEDGYLVFKRYSDEETFIVVVNNTSSTQRIDLSSDVVGENVELRGIFEKDLVRPAKNGDYRLVLDREIVELYQVTDRKGLNTSYIIAMAIAYLLFIAFLVIVWKKGKQRKLDSK, encoded by the coding sequence TTGAATGTTAAAAAGTTGCTTGTTACCGGAATAATAATGTTTGGTTTAATGGTAACAACATCTCAAAATATACATGCTGAAGAAACAAATTCTATACATAATGAAAGTATTTATGATCTTTATGTGGATCGCTATTTTAATAAAACTTCAACAAATGATTTAAATGTGAATCCAAAAGATTCAAATGCTTTTGCAGGTGGAGACTTTCTAGGTGTAATGGAAAAAATGGACCATATTAAAGATATGGGTTTTACCATTATTTCAATTGGTCCAGTTTTTGCGACGGAAAGATATGATGGTAAGCGTGTACTAGATTTCAATGAGCTTGAGCAAAGATTTGGTACCCAAGAGGAATTTCAACAATTAATAAAGTCAGCACATAAAAAAGAAATTAAAATTATGATTGAATTTCCTTTAAACAATTTCAGTGAGAATCATATTTGGAATGCAGACCCTGCTAAAAAGGATTGGATTCTAAAAGCAGAAGATGGCGTTATGCAAGTAGACTTGAACAATACAGAAGTTCAGAAGGCATTAATTGATACGATTGTAGACTTTACGCAACAATATAATATTGATGGGGTGAAGTTTTCTCAATTAGATGGTGCTCCGACTTCTTTTATAAACGATATGATTTCAGCAATAAAGGAAGTTGATCGTTCGATCTATGCTATTTCATTGGAAGAATCAGATGCAAATTTTGATACGAAGTACTCGGAAGATTTGCTTATAAACTTTAGAGACGCTTTTAAAAATACGGATATGCCGTCAGAAGGAATTGCTTCTACGGAGTATAACGATTTGTTAATGATTGATCACTTAAACACTGAACGGTTCACTTATTATAGTGCCCTTGAAAATATGTTTCCGCCAACTCGTATTAAAACAGCAATTGGGGCAATTCTTACAATGCCTGGAGTTCCATATATGAGCTATGGTACTGAAATCGCTATGAACGGTCAAACTGAACAAGAAAGTCATCAAATTATGAATTTCCGCGTGGATGAAGATATAATGGAGTATTTCAAAGATATAAACTCTATTCGGAACAAGTCAGAAACACTTCGGACAGGAAAAACAGAACTACTAAAAAATGAGGATGGTTATTTAGTATTTAAGCGATATTCAGATGAAGAAACATTTATAGTAGTTGTTAACAATACAAGTAGTACTCAACGAATTGATTTATCAAGTGATGTCGTTGGAGAAAATGTAGAGCTACGAGGTATCTTCGAGAAAGATTTAGTTCGTCCTGCTAAGAATGGGGATTATCGATTAGTGCTGGATCGTGAAATTGTGGAATTATACCAAGTAACAGACCGTAAAGGTTTAAACACTTCTTATATAATAGCTATGGCAATTGCCTATTTATTATTTATCGCGTTTTTAGTTATTGTATGGAAAAAAGGAAAACAACGTAAATTGGATAGCAAATAA
- a CDS encoding DUF1516 family protein, with product MDFLASTHLHITTWVLALILFFVALAVANPKVVQMILRLDYLLILLTGIALFMKGMDYGQGMLYGLKFIAGLLVIGMMEMTLAKKKKEKPYTTFLVLVFVFFFIALFLGFKLPMGINFLA from the coding sequence ATGGATTTCTTAGCATCAACACACTTACACATTACAACATGGGTACTAGCACTAATCTTGTTCTTCGTTGCATTAGCAGTAGCTAATCCAAAAGTGGTTCAAATGATTTTGCGTTTAGATTATTTATTAATTTTATTAACTGGTATTGCGCTATTTATGAAAGGTATGGACTATGGTCAAGGAATGCTGTATGGACTAAAATTTATAGCAGGGTTACTTGTCATTGGAATGATGGAAATGACATTAGCGAAAAAGAAAAAAGAAAAACCTTACACAACGTTTCTTGTCTTGGTCTTTGTATTTTTCTTCATCGCGCTTTTCCTAGGATTTAAATTACCAATGGGCATAAACTTTCTAGCATAA
- a CDS encoding fumarylacetoacetate hydrolase family protein yields the protein MKLLSYRLNDKIYFGPKVKKEEAVWDVLSIQETLQVLPSFPKTIVEGVSLGIDFMEQIRKLVEAAMQSENPDGFKRQFTEIEWLSPIPRTPKNIMAVGKNYADHAKEMGGEANTFVVFTKAPTAIAADEQTLSVHADKTSSYDYEGELAIVIGKKGKDIPTKLAFDYIFGYTIANDLTARDIQKNHQQYFLGKSLEGSCPIGPYVVTKDEIPNPQELTVVTKVNDEIRQNGKTSDMVYSVEQIISDISKTVTLEPGDIILTGTPSGVGNGYNPPKFLKSDDIVKISIEGIGTLVNKFE from the coding sequence ATGAAACTATTATCATACCGATTAAATGATAAAATTTACTTCGGACCAAAAGTAAAAAAAGAAGAAGCAGTTTGGGATGTACTAAGTATTCAAGAGACCCTTCAAGTGTTACCAAGTTTCCCTAAGACAATTGTCGAAGGTGTTAGTCTTGGGATAGATTTTATGGAACAAATTAGAAAGCTAGTAGAAGCAGCTATGCAAAGTGAAAATCCAGACGGCTTTAAACGCCAATTTACAGAAATCGAGTGGTTATCTCCTATTCCACGGACACCAAAAAATATTATGGCAGTTGGTAAAAACTATGCGGATCATGCAAAAGAAATGGGTGGAGAAGCAAATACGTTTGTTGTTTTCACTAAAGCGCCAACGGCAATTGCTGCTGATGAACAAACTCTTTCTGTACATGCTGATAAAACTTCCTCTTATGATTACGAAGGTGAGCTAGCTATTGTCATTGGGAAAAAAGGAAAAGATATTCCGACTAAGCTTGCATTTGATTATATATTTGGTTATACAATTGCCAACGATCTTACAGCACGAGATATTCAAAAAAATCATCAACAATATTTCTTGGGGAAAAGTTTGGAAGGCTCATGCCCGATTGGACCATATGTTGTAACAAAAGATGAAATTCCAAATCCGCAAGAGCTAACGGTTGTAACGAAAGTAAATGATGAAATTCGTCAAAATGGAAAAACCTCGGATATGGTATATTCAGTGGAACAAATTATTTCTGACATCTCTAAAACAGTTACCCTAGAGCCAGGGGATATTATTTTAACAGGAACTCCTTCAGGGGTTGGCAATGGTTATAATCCTCCTAAATTTTTAAAATCAGACGATATTGTGAAAATTTCTATCGAAGGAATTGGAACTCTAGTAAACAAATTCGAGTAA
- a CDS encoding DUF418 domain-containing protein, giving the protein MLIRPTEVKERVISIDVMRGFALLGIFIVNMLFFHSPYIYINPYTWFHLPGDYETYKWIDIFVQGSVYPLFAMLFGYGLSMQFMKSQERGTSFAKLAARRLSVLLLIGCIHAFLIWSGDILITYALAGFVLLLVIRLKPIWLIIISAVLFIIPNGLLNGLLYWMGKFDSDSLIIFTGIQEIESSIEAFSQGSWLEIFDQRLADWLYMTQYGLIILVMFFTIVPFLLIGAAAAKLKLIERARELKVFWIVTILITLIGGTVIKWIPFMKEANLFTMSVQDIFGGPLQAIAYGGILALLCTIPVMQRLFSPFAKAGRMSMTIYLMQSIIATTIFYSYGFGLYGRIDIQTGTWMAIGIYLLQLVFAELWFMKYKQGPVEALWRKLTYPNNLSQKDENKVNL; this is encoded by the coding sequence TTGTTGATTCGTCCAACAGAAGTGAAAGAACGAGTAATTTCGATTGATGTAATGAGAGGGTTTGCGCTACTTGGTATTTTCATTGTAAATATGTTGTTCTTTCATTCTCCATATATCTACATTAATCCTTATACTTGGTTTCATCTACCTGGAGATTATGAAACGTATAAATGGATTGATATTTTTGTGCAAGGCAGTGTGTATCCGTTATTTGCTATGTTATTTGGTTACGGACTATCCATGCAGTTTATGAAATCACAGGAACGTGGAACTTCCTTTGCAAAGTTAGCAGCTCGTAGGCTGTCTGTGCTACTTTTAATCGGATGTATTCACGCATTCCTTATTTGGTCAGGGGATATATTAATCACCTACGCACTTGCAGGATTTGTCCTTTTATTGGTAATTCGATTAAAGCCTATTTGGTTAATTATCATCAGTGCAGTATTGTTCATAATTCCGAATGGCTTATTAAATGGTTTGTTATATTGGATGGGAAAATTCGATTCGGATAGTCTTATTATTTTTACAGGAATTCAAGAAATTGAATCCTCTATAGAAGCGTTCTCACAAGGCTCTTGGTTGGAAATTTTTGATCAACGTTTAGCAGATTGGTTATATATGACACAATATGGATTAATCATTTTAGTTATGTTTTTTACGATTGTACCGTTTTTGTTAATCGGGGCAGCCGCTGCAAAACTAAAATTAATTGAACGTGCACGTGAATTGAAAGTATTTTGGATTGTGACCATCCTTATAACACTGATAGGTGGTACTGTTATTAAATGGATACCTTTTATGAAAGAGGCAAATCTGTTTACTATGTCTGTACAAGATATATTTGGCGGACCATTGCAAGCAATTGCATATGGTGGGATTCTTGCACTTTTATGCACAATTCCCGTAATGCAAAGGTTATTCTCACCTTTTGCCAAAGCAGGTAGAATGTCAATGACCATCTATTTAATGCAATCGATCATTGCAACAACTATATTTTATTCTTATGGGTTTGGTTTATATGGAAGAATTGACATTCAAACAGGTACTTGGATGGCTATTGGCATATATCTCTTACAGCTTGTATTTGCCGAACTATGGTTTATGAAATATAAGCAAGGTCCAGTGGAAGCATTATGGAGAAAACTGACTTATCCAAATAATTTGTCACAAAAAGATGAAAACAAAGTAAATTTGTAA